Sequence from the Fulvivirga ligni genome:
GCTAGGTATTTATAATAGTTAACATTATAAGCGCTCTCCTGATACTTGTTAGCATCATTATTATAACCAGCAGCTAGTTGAATGTCCCACCCCTTTTTATTCCACTGTAGAAGCGCCAAATCATGCGAAACTGCTATATCGTTCCAATTTCTCATTCCGAAGATCCTTCCATCATCTAAAACGAGGTGTTGCCTACCAATTTTCATAGCAAAACCTTCTTGATTTTCGCTGAAATAGTATTTTACCCAACCTTCAGAGAGATTTATATTTGGAACGTTAGCTCGTTCATCATCAGCCCCCCAAATTCTGGCATTCTGAAATGAAACCTGAATTTCAAATTGAGCATCTTTATAACTTGTGATAAGACGTGTTCTTTGAGAAGAAACTAAGGCAGGGTTGGTATTATCATCCAATAAAATACGAGCCCCATCCCTATATTCCGACCTAGCCCTAAAGTTTGCATTAACAGTAAATTGCGAATACCCTATCGAGACAAAACCTAAAAGGATAAAACATGACAATAAAAATAGCTTCATAAGCATTGGGTTATAGTTAAAAAATATCAAGATTAATCTCCCATGTTTTTCAATAAGCGCACTTCATCAGTAGAAAAGGTTTTATGTATGTCAAGGACAACAATAAAATCCTCATCACTTTTGATGATACCCTTTACAAATTCAAGGTTATAATTTGCTTCCAGGGAAGGTGATTCATGAATATCTTCCTCACTCTTCTCCAAGACATCAAGAACTTGGTTCACCATGGCCCCAAATTTGATAGTTTTATCTAATGATGGGATTTCCATAACTACAATGCAGGTATTGATATCCGTTTTGATAGCTGGTAATCCAAATTTGATAGACGTATCGATAAGTGGTAGGACCTGCCCTCTAAGATTGACTACACCTCTCATGTGCTCCGGGGCCTTGGGAATAATAGTAATCTGAGGTACTTCTATAATTTCAATAACATTTTCAATTTCCAGAGCAAATGTCTTATCCGAAAGTTTAAAGGTTAAATACGATTTTTTCATTCTTTCAATTTCAGAGTTCATACTATTTGTTTTTCGCCTTTTGTGCTACGAGC
This genomic interval carries:
- a CDS encoding chemotaxis protein CheW codes for the protein MKKSYLTFKLSDKTFALEIENVIEIIEVPQITIIPKAPEHMRGVVNLRGQVLPLIDTSIKFGLPAIKTDINTCIVVMEIPSLDKTIKFGAMVNQVLDVLEKSEEDIHESPSLEANYNLEFVKGIIKSDEDFIVVLDIHKTFSTDEVRLLKNMGD